From the genome of Hallerella porci:
GCGCCTCATGGCCCTCTTGAAGTTGAACGCCGCTGCTGCAAGCTTTGCATTGAGCATGTCGCCAAAGATTCCCTTGTAGAAATTTCTGCCCATACGGTGATCGCTTTTCAGATGGCCGTTGATAGGCTCGATGCCAGCCCTCTTGCAAAAAAGCTTGTGAGCCTTTTCCTTCTGGTAGTAAGTCACATTTTTCTTCGGGACGTCCGGTATCACGATCTTTGTCGTTCCGGATTCCTTTTGTCCGCGGTAGCCTCGGTCGCATGCGGCCCGGCTCGGCCTGAATCCAAGCATTTGTTCAACATGGTCAAGCGTATCGTCTATCGTATGTCCGTCATACTCGTCCCGGAACGAAACCGCGCAGACAATGATGCCGCTGTAGCTCCGGGCGATTGACACCTTGTTGCCGAACTCGTATTTCTTGTGTTCCTTGCCCTTGCCGATGCATTTTACTTCGGGTTCGTGTAGCGAATAGACCTTGTCCTTGTCGCATTTCTTCTGTGCCAGAACTTTGTAGAAAAGTTCAATTTTTGGCGGAAACAAAGATTCAACAGAATATTCTTCATCGATGAGTTCAGGTTTATCAGGTTCATTTACACCATAAAACTTTAGTTTATCACTTCTGCCATGCATTTGGGCTATAGCAGAAAGCATATCATAGGCGTCCCAAGGGTCTATTTCAAAAAATTCCCTGTTTGAAGAAATCCTTAAACTGGGATTAAGCAACTGAATGAGATTATGAACTAACTTATCAGGATCTTTTGCGCCATTTATTCTTGGAATCTCGTAGGTGCAATACACCTTATAAGGAAGAGGAACAGATTGCCGGAAAGGTCTTTGACTCGTTTGTCGACATCCTCAGCGTATCCAATCTTTATCCAGTTTGCCTTGTGGAAACTTTCATTGGTAAGGACATAAATAAAGCCCGTTTTTTCTTTCTGTTCCATATTTCCTCATCAATCTTATTTACAAATTCTTCTTAAAATTCTCAGCCTGTTCAAATATCTCCCCATAGACTTCGTCGCGTTCGACGGGCGGGTAGCCGAATTCATCGAGAAGGATTATCAAGTTCACTTTCAGTGCGGATTTAATGTCGTCGCGCTTGTCCCAGTCGGGGTATGCGGCTTGTTCGTCAACAAGAATCTTGACGCGTTTCGAGAGTGCAATTAGTTTGTCTTCGGGATAGGTAAAGTGGTACTTGACGCAGAGTGATTTTAGAATATCATAGAATGCGGTCTCTTCGAAGCTGAGGCCTTTTTCTTCGCCTTCGGTAAACGCCTTGCGAACTTGGACAATCATGTCGGTCAAAGTTTCGGCCATTTCTTCATAGACTTCGCTCTTCAAGATGTCTTGCTCGGTGCGATTGTTGTACTGCTCCACGAGCTGTTGCATTTTCTGCGTGAAGTTGACTCCCTTGACCTTGTTCACCTTGCGGATTTGCCCGATGGCTTTTTGCAGGAGCATTTGCAGCAACTTAATTTTGGTATTCGGCAGTTTGATGCGGTTGATGTGCTGCAAGTATTCGTCGTCAAAGATGTTCTGTTTTGCCTGGTCGGCTTCGGCATCGCTCAACTGCAGAACGTCTTCCACGCCTTCGCTCTGGAGCGCCGAAGCAATCATCTCGCGGACGCGGGCGTTCATCTGCGCGGTATCGGGAGCATTGCCCTTGGTGAGCTTATGCAAAATGGAGCGAATTGCGAAGTAGAAATGCGCACGGTCGCGCTCGGCCTGCGTAATTCCCTCGTTGCCGACGCAAATGTCGTATGCGGCCTTCAGGCGTTTCGCGAGGCCCATAAAGCGGGCTTCCTTTTCCTTCGTGGTTTGCACGAATTCCTGTGCCTGCTTGAGGCATTCCAGTTTCTTCAGTTCCGCGCCATTGCCCGTGCTCTTAAAATACGCCGACGTATCGAACTTGTACATTAACTTGTCGAGCAAATCCAGATGATTGCGGAACTCCGTAATCGCGGCGGTAATGTCTTCTACATTCTGCTCAGAACCGGCACCGTACTGCTTTAACGCCAGGTTCATCTTGCGCTTGATGCCGATGTAATCGACGACGATTCCCTTGTCCTTGCCCGCAAACGTCCTGTTCACGCGGGAAATCGTCTGAATCAGGGAATGCTGCTGAATCGGTTTGTCGATGTAAATGGCGTCGAGGCACGGAACGTCAAAACCCGTGAGCCACATATCCACGACTATCGCAATCTTGAAGTTGGAGCGTTCCTGTTTGAAAAGACGGTCCAGTTCCTTGCGGGCATCCTTGTCGCCGAGCAAGTCGTAAAGATCCTTCTCATCGTCCTTGCTGCGGGTCATGACCATCTTGATTTTTTCGACCGGTTTCAGTTCCCGCTTTTCCTTGTCGGTAAGTTCGGTTGCCTCGCCTGCAAATTCCGCATCGTCGCAGATTTTCGCCACGCCCCATTCCGGGCGCAGTTCCAAAATATTCTTATACAGCGCATACGCAATTTGGCGACTGTAGCAAACGAACATCGCCTTGCCGCGAACCGTCGATTTTTCCTGAACGCGGGCTTCGTAATGCGCCACGAAATCCTTCGCCACAGCCTTCAACCGGTCTGGGTCGCCGAGAATCACGCCCATCTGCGCCACATCCTGCTTGCTCTGGTCAATCTGGTATTCGTTGGCACCCGATTCTGCAGCTTCTTCGTAATACTTCTCAATCTCTTCGA
Proteins encoded in this window:
- a CDS encoding type I restriction endonuclease subunit R, whose protein sequence is MAFKEADLEKVFIDLLVQEGCKYVPGEAIGRGEGEVLIEQDMRDYLHCRYDSEGITENEIRSIVLQLRSLSASALYESNKKFCSWLSDGFMLKRENPKDKDILIELADFRPLGEQRKSGFGVDDDEEAMPLAADVAAKYCADCNIVKIVNQFEIVGSEKRIPDAILFVNGLPLVVFEFKSAVREEATVFNAYEQLTVRYRRDIPQLFVYNAFCVISDGVNNRAGSFFAKYDYFYAWRRVEFGDKRIEAEGIESLYSMIQGMFNRKRLLDIFKNFQYFPDSSKKEQKVLCRYPQYYAARSLYENICKARKPYGDGRGGTYFGATGCGKSFTMLFLTRLLMKSLEFKTPTIVLITDRTDLDDQLSGLFTASKKYIGDERVESVESRADLREKLQGRKSGGVFLTTIQKFSEDIELLTDRDNVVCISDEAHRTQTNLDQKITVTDKGVKTSFGFARYLHNSLPNATYVGFTGTPIDATLDVFGPEVDIYTMTESVKDGITVPIVYEGRAAKVVLNNSVLEEIEKYYEEAAESGANEYQIDQSKQDVAQMGVILGDPDRLKAVAKDFVAHYEARVQEKSTVRGKAMFVCYSRQIAYALYKNILELRPEWGVAKICDDAEFAGEATELTDKEKRELKPVEKIKMVMTRSKDDEKDLYDLLGDKDARKELDRLFKQERSNFKIAIVVDMWLTGFDVPCLDAIYIDKPIQQHSLIQTISRVNRTFAGKDKGIVVDYIGIKRKMNLALKQYGAGSEQNVEDITAAITEFRNHLDLLDKLMYKFDTSAYFKSTGNGAELKKLECLKQAQEFVQTTKEKEARFMGLAKRLKAAYDICVGNEGITQAERDRAHFYFAIRSILHKLTKGNAPDTAQMNARVREMIASALQSEGVEDVLQLSDAEADQAKQNIFDDEYLQHINRIKLPNTKIKLLQMLLQKAIGQIRKVNKVKGVNFTQKMQQLVEQYNNRTEQDILKSEVYEEMAETLTDMIVQVRKAFTEGEEKGLSFEETAFYDILKSLCVKYHFTYPEDKLIALSKRVKILVDEQAAYPDWDKRDDIKSALKVNLIILLDEFGYPPVERDEVYGEIFEQAENFKKNL
- a CDS encoding GIY-YIG nuclease family protein, coding for MEQKEKTGFIYVLTNESFHKANWIKIGYAEDVDKRVKDLSGNLFLFLIRCIAPTRFQE